In Sedimentibacter sp. MB31-C6, one genomic interval encodes:
- a CDS encoding XdhC/CoxI family protein, whose translation MKFYKVLQNIDMDKENIVIIIITGKNIGSKLILSDNEIIYTNNEKVDWNKYIDYITNIKERKKDNVITIGDEKIYFEYLRAANKVVVCGAGHISIPIIKMCKLLDLHTTVIDDRPKFANNAIIAKADKVICEPFADALDKIKGDSSTFFIIVTRGHRYDKSCLQSIVNKENAYIGMIGSKVRVAKVLNSLEEEGIEREKLNKVYTPIGLKIGAETPAEISVAIMAQIIDVKNKELKSSNYSDEIINNILDIKYKNIPKAMVTIVSRRGSAPREVGTKMVVLKDGTMFGTIGGGCAESNLRQKAFSCIENNKCQLVKVDMTGRESEEEGMICGGIIEVFIEPIK comes from the coding sequence ATGAAATTTTATAAAGTTTTACAAAACATAGATATGGATAAAGAAAATATAGTAATTATTATCATAACAGGGAAAAATATTGGGTCTAAACTCATACTTTCAGATAATGAAATTATATATACAAACAATGAAAAGGTTGATTGGAACAAATACATAGATTATATTACTAATATAAAAGAAAGAAAAAAAGATAATGTAATTACAATAGGAGATGAAAAAATATATTTTGAATATTTGAGGGCAGCTAATAAAGTAGTTGTTTGTGGAGCTGGACATATATCGATTCCAATAATTAAGATGTGTAAACTTCTTGATTTACATACAACTGTTATTGATGATAGACCTAAATTTGCAAACAATGCAATTATAGCCAAAGCCGATAAAGTGATTTGTGAGCCTTTTGCAGATGCATTGGATAAAATCAAAGGTGATAGCAGTACATTTTTTATAATAGTAACAAGAGGTCATCGTTATGATAAAAGTTGTTTACAAAGTATTGTTAATAAAGAAAATGCATATATAGGAATGATTGGTAGTAAAGTACGAGTAGCAAAAGTATTAAATTCTTTAGAAGAAGAAGGAATAGAAAGAGAAAAATTAAATAAAGTATACACTCCAATAGGATTAAAGATAGGAGCAGAAACACCAGCTGAAATTTCTGTTGCAATAATGGCTCAAATCATTGATGTTAAGAACAAGGAATTGAAATCAAGTAATTACAGCGATGAAATTATAAATAATATACTGGATATTAAGTATAAAAATATACCTAAGGCAATGGTGACTATCGTTTCTAGAAGGGGTTCTGCACCTAGAGAAGTAGGAACAAAGATGGTTGTGCTAAAAGATGGTACTATGTTCGGTACTATTGGAGGTGGATGTGCTGAATCTAATTTAAGACAAAAAGCCTTTTCGTGTATAGAGAATAATAAATGTCAGTTAGTTAAAGTAGACATGACTGGAAGAGAAAGTGAAGAAGAAGGTATGATATGTGGAGGAATAATAGAGGTTTTTATTGAACCAATCAAATAA
- a CDS encoding nucleoside-triphosphatase encodes MKNLFLSGDINVGKSTIIEKLIYESHISKDKIGGFYTKAYLENDKVMGFYIEPINFNSKIPTIQNRLIGYTPDGNSWVAVEKTFETFGVQILNYCLNSKFKLIIMDELGFFENKAYNFQKIIHKVLSSDKKVLGCIKPFSTSFMDSIRQRKDVIEVDITRSNRNDISRILAEKF; translated from the coding sequence ATGAAAAATCTATTTCTTTCAGGAGATATAAATGTTGGTAAAAGCACGATAATCGAAAAACTTATATATGAATCACATATTAGTAAAGATAAAATTGGAGGATTTTATACTAAAGCATATTTAGAAAATGATAAAGTCATGGGATTCTATATAGAACCTATAAATTTTAATAGCAAAATACCAACTATACAAAATAGATTAATAGGATACACTCCTGATGGTAATTCGTGGGTTGCAGTAGAAAAGACATTTGAAACTTTTGGAGTACAAATACTGAACTATTGTTTAAACAGCAAATTCAAATTAATAATAATGGATGAATTAGGTTTTTTTGAAAATAAAGCTTATAATTTTCAAAAGATAATTCACAAAGTATTGTCTAGTGATAAAAAAGTATTAGGTTGTATAAAACCATTTTCTACTTCATTTATGGATTCTATCAGACAAAGGAAGGACGTGATAGAAGTTGATATTACAAGAAGCAACAGAAACGATATATCAAGGATACTTGCAGAAAAATTTTAA
- a CDS encoding class I SAM-dependent methyltransferase, producing MILQEATETIYQGYLQKNFNIVKKEFIYTKKSISWFIDSERTTTFYKKSLKILKPYLKECKTILDIGCGVGSFSIELAKMGFHTTAIDKFPLVIESLVERKRQMKLENLTPLNISFEDFEFNNKYDIILASYMMGLINENTIDDILKNTNKHLVLILPYKRIKNDFSISELYDELEIDIGNLEQSNYIDIINILDKKNIKYDIEIFKSEFGQSFKNFEEAILFIYHYFNVPKKNLRIVIDWLKRKLIIKDNLYYLPNVKESAIIII from the coding sequence TTGATATTACAAGAAGCAACAGAAACGATATATCAAGGATACTTGCAGAAAAATTTTAATATAGTAAAAAAGGAATTTATTTATACTAAAAAAAGCATTAGTTGGTTTATAGACTCTGAAAGAACGACTACATTCTATAAAAAAAGTTTAAAAATATTGAAACCCTATTTAAAAGAATGTAAAACGATATTAGATATAGGATGTGGAGTAGGTAGTTTTTCTATAGAGCTTGCAAAAATGGGATTTCATACAACTGCTATTGATAAATTTCCTTTAGTTATAGAGTCATTAGTTGAAAGAAAACGTCAAATGAAATTAGAAAATTTAACTCCTTTAAATATTTCTTTTGAAGACTTTGAATTTAATAATAAATATGACATTATTTTAGCAAGTTATATGATGGGATTAATAAATGAAAATACGATTGATGATATTTTAAAAAATACAAATAAGCATTTAGTTTTGATTTTGCCATATAAGAGAATTAAAAATGATTTTTCAATATCAGAACTATATGATGAATTAGAAATAGATATAGGTAATTTAGAACAATCTAATTATATTGATATTATAAATATTTTAGATAAAAAAAATATAAAATATGATATTGAAATTTTCAAATCTGAATTTGGACAATCATTTAAGAATTTTGAGGAAGCTATTTTATTTATTTATCATTACTTTAATGTTCCTAAAAAGAATCTTAGAATAGTAATAGATTGGTTGAAGCGAAAGTTGATAATCAAAGATAATTTGTATTACTTACCTAATGTTAAGGAAAGCGCAATAATAATTATATAA
- a CDS encoding ECF transporter S component, whose translation MISKRFTLREMIYISLLAATATVSKVPIRALSNFLTSSVGLPGGVVGGVYYMFWIVAACAVVRKKGTATLFCIIQIFVTIATSSMPLIKLITYLPPGIAIDLFLLVFNKDKFNKGTMMILGAIANCAGAITQATLIMQLPIIPMLVSAAIAIVSGAVGGYFAYVVIIRIRGIVLCN comes from the coding sequence ATGATATCAAAAAGATTTACTTTAAGAGAAATGATTTACATATCTTTATTAGCAGCCACTGCTACAGTATCCAAGGTTCCTATCAGGGCATTATCGAACTTCTTAACTAGTTCAGTTGGGTTACCAGGAGGGGTAGTAGGGGGAGTATATTACATGTTTTGGATAGTAGCAGCATGTGCGGTTGTTAGAAAAAAGGGTACAGCTACATTATTTTGTATTATTCAAATATTTGTTACAATAGCTACATCAAGTATGCCTTTAATTAAGTTAATTACATATTTACCTCCTGGAATAGCAATTGATTTATTTTTATTAGTATTTAATAAAGATAAATTCAATAAAGGTACAATGATGATTTTAGGAGCTATAGCTAATTGTGCAGGTGCAATAACACAAGCGACATTAATTATGCAACTTCCGATAATACCAATGTTAGTAAGTGCTGCTATAGCAATAGTTTCAGGAGCCGTTGGAGGATATTTTGCATATGTGGTTATAATTAGAATCAGAGGAATTGTTTTATGTAATTAA
- a CDS encoding winged helix-turn-helix domain-containing protein, whose product MILKKTDELGSLNKAALEMNMSYTKAYSLIKNAEKNLSVKLLIKQIGGKYGGGSIVTEEAKDIIKKYEEFDRRVGESVERLYNEIF is encoded by the coding sequence ATGATTCTAAAAAAAACAGATGAATTAGGTTCGCTAAATAAAGCAGCATTAGAAATGAATATGTCATATACAAAGGCGTATTCTCTAATAAAAAATGCAGAAAAAAATTTGTCTGTTAAACTTTTGATAAAACAAATTGGTGGGAAATATGGTGGAGGGTCAATAGTTACAGAAGAGGCAAAGGATATTATTAAAAAATATGAAGAATTTGATAGACGAGTTGGCGAATCAGTAGAAAGATTATATAATGAAATTTTCTAG
- a CDS encoding fumarate hydratase C-terminal domain-containing protein — translation MHISMPVSDSLISELKINDTVKISGVIYCGRDAVLPKIVKLIDDGKWDEKKVNLNGTAIFHTAVSPAGIGPTSSNKLDIESSIPELSKAGVKLHIGKGSLSKETVEALKKYNSIFLVTPPNTALLTSKIKSKEVVAFKEQGMEAFTRIDVVDFPAIVAIAHGKSIFDK, via the coding sequence ATGCATATATCAATGCCAGTTTCAGATTCACTTATTAGTGAGTTAAAAATTAATGATACAGTAAAAATATCTGGAGTAATATATTGTGGTAGAGATGCTGTATTGCCTAAGATAGTAAAGCTTATAGACGATGGCAAGTGGGATGAAAAAAAAGTAAATTTAAATGGTACTGCGATTTTTCATACTGCTGTTAGTCCAGCAGGAATAGGACCTACTTCAAGTAATAAGTTAGATATAGAGTCATCTATTCCAGAGTTGTCAAAGGCAGGAGTTAAGCTACATATAGGAAAAGGTAGCCTAAGCAAAGAAACAGTTGAAGCTTTAAAAAAATACAATTCAATTTTTCTGGTTACTCCTCCAAATACTGCTTTACTTACTTCAAAAATTAAAAGTAAAGAAGTAGTAGCGTTTAAAGAACAAGGTATGGAGGCATTTACTAGAATAGATGTTGTTGATTTTCCAGCCATAGTAGCAATAGCACATGGAAAGTCAATATTTGATAAATAA
- a CDS encoding fumarate hydratase — protein sequence MIKYEDIVLKTADTLVKASTTFSPDKIEAYEKAMVIEENSNAKWVLENILENSQVAKATKFPLCDDTGIPHVFLEVGDKAILPEGFIGAIEEGVREGLRKLPGRPMAVKGNDKERISQSCGLFEDSGELAMAPIQIREKKNCDKVALTVLMLGGGPEIRGKTLRVFHKHSEQVVIDEMIEWAKEGCGKLGCLPAVLGFGIGRTNLEAASLSLEAMRYGNFLIQSDIEKEITQKVNESGIGPLGLGGKTTVLGTFVKVGPQRASGVRIVSMRVGCCFDPRRATVTL from the coding sequence ATGATAAAGTATGAAGATATTGTATTAAAAACAGCAGATACCCTTGTTAAAGCAAGTACAACATTTAGTCCAGATAAAATTGAAGCTTATGAAAAAGCAATGGTAATTGAAGAAAATAGTAATGCTAAGTGGGTTCTAGAAAATATTTTGGAGAATAGTCAAGTAGCTAAAGCTACAAAGTTTCCATTGTGTGATGATACTGGGATACCACATGTATTCTTAGAAGTTGGAGATAAGGCAATATTACCAGAGGGTTTTATAGGCGCAATAGAAGAAGGTGTTAGAGAAGGCTTAAGAAAATTACCAGGAAGGCCAATGGCAGTAAAAGGTAATGATAAAGAGCGTATTAGTCAAAGTTGTGGCTTATTCGAAGATTCTGGAGAATTAGCAATGGCGCCAATACAAATTCGAGAAAAGAAAAATTGTGATAAGGTAGCTTTAACAGTTTTAATGTTAGGTGGAGGACCAGAAATAAGGGGAAAAACCTTAAGAGTATTCCATAAGCATTCAGAGCAAGTAGTAATAGATGAAATGATTGAATGGGCTAAGGAAGGTTGTGGTAAATTAGGTTGTTTACCGGCAGTATTAGGATTTGGTATAGGCAGAACAAATTTAGAAGCAGCTTCCTTATCACTAGAAGCGATGAGATATGGGAATTTTTTAATTCAATCTGACATAGAAAAAGAAATAACACAAAAAGTTAATGAATCCGGAATTGGTCCATTAGGATTAGGAGGAAAAACTACAGTATTAGGAACTTTTGTTAAAGTTGGACCTCAAAGGGCAAGTGGTGTTCGAATAGTCTCTATGAGAGTAGGATGCTGTTTTGATCCAAGAAGAGCAACAGTAACGCTATAA
- a CDS encoding methylaspartate ammonia-lyase: MKVKKVICSKIMTGFYMDDKEAIKRGAEPDGFVYKGEPVTKGFKTIRQPGQAVSVMFVLENGEIAYGDCAVAQYAASGGREVPNTAEALIEVIEKYVTPMFEGMDIKEFKSTAENFDRKLFDGVQLPASIRYGVTQAILETVAIERKITMAEVVIDEYGLEIDLTPVRINAQSGDERYTNVDKMILKEVGMMPHGLINNVKTKLGEDGQIFLDWVKWVKNRIQEIGDPNYNPVMRYDVYGCMGYAFNDDLDKVVEYLLKVEEACSPYTVFIEMPIDLKSNDKQLAGFRYLRKKLDEAGSKLKLIIDEYANTYEQIVEWVDAKGADMIQVKTIDLGGINNIIEAVLYCKKHGIIAYQGGTCNETDKSARVCVNLAVATKPFAMAGKPGMGVDEGVMIVNNEQERLLKILEAKKNNLV; encoded by the coding sequence ATGAAAGTTAAAAAAGTAATATGTTCAAAAATTATGACAGGATTTTATATGGATGATAAGGAAGCTATTAAAAGGGGAGCGGAACCAGATGGCTTTGTATACAAAGGAGAACCTGTTACTAAGGGATTTAAAACTATAAGACAACCTGGACAAGCTGTATCAGTTATGTTTGTTTTAGAAAATGGAGAGATAGCATATGGAGATTGCGCAGTAGCACAATATGCTGCTAGTGGTGGAAGAGAAGTTCCAAATACTGCAGAAGCTTTAATAGAAGTAATAGAAAAATATGTAACTCCTATGTTTGAAGGAATGGATATAAAAGAATTTAAATCAACAGCCGAAAACTTTGACCGTAAATTATTTGATGGAGTTCAATTACCAGCTTCTATTAGATATGGTGTTACACAAGCGATACTTGAAACTGTTGCTATAGAAAGAAAAATTACAATGGCTGAAGTTGTAATTGATGAATACGGATTAGAGATAGATTTAACACCAGTTAGAATAAATGCTCAATCTGGTGATGAAAGATATACAAATGTAGATAAGATGATTTTAAAAGAAGTTGGTATGATGCCTCACGGTTTAATTAATAACGTTAAGACTAAATTAGGTGAAGATGGACAGATATTCTTAGATTGGGTTAAATGGGTTAAAAATAGAATTCAAGAAATTGGTGATCCAAACTACAATCCAGTAATGAGATATGACGTATATGGATGTATGGGATACGCATTTAATGATGATTTAGATAAGGTTGTAGAATATTTGCTTAAAGTTGAAGAAGCATGTTCACCATATACTGTATTTATTGAAATGCCAATAGATTTAAAATCAAATGACAAACAATTAGCTGGGTTTAGATATCTAAGAAAGAAATTAGATGAAGCAGGTTCGAAATTGAAATTAATAATTGATGAATATGCAAATACTTATGAACAAATTGTTGAGTGGGTAGACGCTAAGGGTGCAGATATGATTCAGGTAAAAACAATCGACCTTGGTGGTATAAACAATATAATTGAAGCAGTATTATACTGTAAGAAACATGGAATTATAGCGTATCAAGGTGGAACTTGTAATGAAACAGATAAATCCGCAAGGGTTTGTGTTAACTTAGCAGTTGCTACAAAACCATTTGCTATGGCTGGAAAACCAGGAATGGGTGTTGATGAAGGAGTTATGATTGTAAATAATGAGCAAGAAAGATTGTTAAAAATATTAGAAGCAAAAAAGAATAATCTAGTTTAG
- a CDS encoding 4Fe-4S binding protein: MISVSIDKCVGCRECSRVCPMEAIEIIDKKAVVNKDDCVNCKSCIKVCKFNALEEIEDTNPNSVVCTNCGVRCIIPNKKDGACKRFTNDNGKLFRNRPLQIPDNIEPDKEKIAISRPLITAVGAGASYPDYHPAPYIVEENIDDFDVVTVVTEAPISYSSMMVKIDTNIHIGDESAVVRRDGKEVGTISTEQYGSQILILGGVNRVKGPHGMTVVKTMTEIGNKKLVKLKIDGGSTIEIQVGKPPIIDGVEDTKMRVGCGGACCGLFAKHLGKLIDEAIILDHHITGLFTKHPAGAEQLPYSGVTPVGRLATPGRYFFEHGKGWGGTNVENPAEAIKDIDMTIAKPGMKILVAETTWRNIALFEVSEEGKAVEIEIPLELEEFRQMAAENCEDSKVSAMYYAGVGGSARAGVTVNPIKLTQAVHKGDAVLSIAGAETFLMPGGGISFLSDVEKMVDEPFNYTASPAVLAPIEYTIVKEKYDEIGGHIKAVRKLDDVKKEGRYEYTKLKK; the protein is encoded by the coding sequence ATGATTTCTGTTAGTATTGATAAGTGCGTAGGTTGTAGAGAATGTTCTCGTGTTTGCCCAATGGAGGCTATTGAGATTATTGATAAGAAAGCTGTTGTTAACAAAGATGATTGTGTTAATTGCAAAAGCTGTATTAAGGTATGTAAATTTAATGCACTAGAAGAGATAGAAGATACTAACCCTAATTCCGTAGTTTGTACAAACTGCGGAGTTAGATGTATCATTCCAAATAAAAAAGATGGCGCATGTAAACGATTCACAAATGATAATGGTAAATTGTTTAGAAATAGACCTTTGCAGATACCTGACAACATAGAGCCAGATAAAGAAAAAATTGCAATAAGTAGACCTTTAATAACAGCAGTTGGAGCAGGAGCAAGTTATCCTGATTACCACCCAGCACCATATATTGTTGAAGAAAATATTGATGATTTTGATGTAGTTACTGTTGTTACAGAGGCTCCAATATCATATAGTTCAATGATGGTAAAAATAGATACCAATATTCATATTGGTGATGAAAGCGCTGTCGTAAGAAGAGATGGCAAAGAAGTAGGAACAATAAGTACTGAGCAATACGGCTCTCAAATTTTAATACTTGGAGGAGTTAATAGAGTCAAAGGACCTCATGGTATGACAGTTGTAAAAACTATGACTGAAATTGGTAATAAAAAACTAGTAAAATTAAAAATCGATGGCGGTTCAACAATAGAAATACAAGTTGGAAAACCACCGATAATCGACGGTGTTGAGGATACAAAGATGAGAGTAGGGTGTGGTGGTGCATGTTGTGGATTATTTGCAAAACATCTAGGTAAATTAATAGATGAAGCAATAATATTAGACCATCATATAACAGGATTATTTACAAAACACCCTGCTGGAGCTGAACAATTACCATATAGTGGAGTAACACCCGTTGGAAGACTTGCCACTCCTGGTAGATATTTCTTTGAACATGGTAAAGGCTGGGGTGGAACTAATGTAGAAAATCCAGCTGAAGCAATAAAAGATATTGATATGACAATAGCAAAACCAGGTATGAAAATATTAGTAGCAGAAACAACTTGGAGGAATATTGCATTATTTGAAGTTAGTGAAGAAGGTAAAGCAGTAGAGATTGAAATACCATTAGAATTAGAAGAATTTAGACAAATGGCTGCTGAAAATTGTGAAGATAGTAAGGTTTCTGCCATGTATTATGCAGGTGTAGGAGGAAGTGCAAGAGCTGGAGTTACAGTTAATCCTATTAAGCTTACTCAGGCAGTACACAAAGGAGATGCAGTTTTAAGTATTGCAGGTGCAGAAACATTCCTAATGCCAGGTGGAGGTATATCATTTTTATCAGATGTTGAAAAAATGGTAGACGAACCATTTAATTATACAGCATCACCAGCTGTATTAGCCCCAATAGAATATACAATTGTAAAAGAAAAATATGATGAAATAGGGGGTCATATAAAGGCAGTTAGAAAATTAGATGACGTAAAGAAAGAAGGAAGATACGAATATACGAAGTTGAAAAAATAG
- a CDS encoding TRAP transporter permease gives MKELFADYKEGGKKRQLVGNDKKIIKVIAVIMSLYQLWQSVFSSMQPQMHYAIHLTFILVLCYLYFTPSQNKDRTKILKIDYIVAAVIIVIGIYYVSQIQRYLVRWPQVDPLSAADIIFGIILAVLVIDGTRRTMGMVLPSIGIFFLLYALFGDFLPGSFGHRFISPIDILDQLVFTTNGIFTSPIAVSSTFVFLFCLFGSFFNHSGAGAFFHKFSMAVAGKYAGGAGKVSVISSGLFGMINGSPTANVATIGSFTIPMMKREGYDSVFAGAISAVSSTGGGIMPPIMGTAAFLMVEMAGVPYKNIAIAAAIPAALYYGSLLLICHLRAKKTGLKGLPDDEVPNLKQTLKEGFLFFLPLIVLVGMIMMGYTPSLAAVAGIVCVIIASSLRKETRMSLETIIKALEEGALSSIIVSLSCAVAGMVICGLMITGLTGKIASLVLSVGGGSLFAALLITAALCTLLGMGMPVAAAYALTASLAIPSLIELGVPLLAAHMFVVYYSTFSAITPPVAVASYAAAGIADANATKIGWAACRIGVICFIVPFMFVFDTSLLAEPSDFLNISTYIMILTAFLGVYSLSASSEGYLKAKLNIVARVLLFASGLTMIYPETLTSIIGIAVFATIYLMQTVKIKKSNEQIAIEKN, from the coding sequence ATGAAAGAGTTGTTTGCAGATTATAAGGAAGGTGGAAAAAAAAGACAACTTGTTGGTAATGATAAAAAGATTATTAAAGTAATAGCAGTTATTATGTCTCTTTATCAGCTATGGCAAAGTGTTTTTTCATCAATGCAACCTCAGATGCATTATGCAATTCATTTAACATTTATTTTAGTATTATGTTATTTGTATTTTACACCTTCTCAAAATAAAGATAGAACAAAAATTTTAAAAATAGATTATATTGTAGCTGCAGTAATAATAGTAATTGGAATCTATTATGTATCTCAAATTCAAAGATATTTAGTTAGATGGCCACAAGTAGATCCATTGAGTGCAGCTGACATTATTTTTGGGATTATTTTAGCAGTTTTAGTAATTGACGGTACAAGAAGAACAATGGGTATGGTGTTACCATCTATAGGGATTTTCTTCTTATTATATGCTTTGTTTGGTGATTTTTTGCCGGGTTCCTTTGGACATAGATTTATTTCCCCAATAGATATATTAGACCAACTTGTTTTTACGACAAATGGAATTTTTACTTCACCAATAGCTGTTTCATCAACATTTGTATTCTTGTTCTGCTTATTCGGTTCATTTTTTAATCACTCTGGAGCTGGTGCCTTTTTTCACAAATTCTCAATGGCAGTAGCAGGTAAATATGCAGGAGGAGCTGGTAAAGTATCAGTAATTTCTTCAGGTTTATTTGGTATGATTAATGGTAGTCCAACGGCTAATGTTGCAACTATAGGTTCCTTTACGATACCAATGATGAAAAGAGAAGGATATGATTCAGTTTTTGCTGGAGCGATTTCAGCAGTATCCTCAACTGGTGGAGGTATTATGCCTCCTATTATGGGAACAGCTGCATTTCTAATGGTAGAAATGGCAGGAGTACCATACAAAAATATTGCAATTGCGGCGGCTATTCCAGCTGCGTTATATTATGGTTCATTGCTTCTTATATGTCACTTAAGAGCAAAGAAAACAGGTCTTAAGGGCCTCCCTGATGACGAGGTACCAAATTTAAAACAAACATTAAAAGAAGGATTCCTCTTCTTTTTACCGCTGATTGTATTAGTTGGTATGATAATGATGGGTTACACACCTTCTCTTGCAGCAGTAGCAGGTATAGTATGTGTAATTATAGCAAGTTCATTAAGAAAAGAAACAAGAATGAGCTTAGAAACTATAATTAAGGCTTTAGAAGAAGGGGCTTTATCTTCAATAATAGTATCTTTATCTTGTGCAGTAGCAGGTATGGTAATATGTGGATTAATGATTACAGGTTTAACAGGTAAAATTGCTAGTTTAGTATTAAGTGTTGGTGGTGGAAGTTTGTTTGCAGCCCTTCTTATAACAGCAGCTTTATGTACTTTACTTGGAATGGGAATGCCGGTTGCCGCTGCATATGCACTGACAGCATCTTTGGCTATTCCGTCATTAATTGAATTAGGAGTACCATTACTAGCTGCTCATATGTTTGTAGTGTATTATTCAACTTTTTCAGCTATTACACCTCCAGTTGCAGTTGCTAGTTATGCAGCAGCAGGGATTGCAGATGCTAATGCTACCAAAATTGGATGGGCTGCGTGTCGAATTGGTGTTATATGTTTTATAGTACCATTTATGTTTGTATTTGATACATCATTATTGGCTGAACCATCAGACTTTTTAAATATTAGTACCTATATAATGATTTTAACAGCATTTTTAGGGGTGTATTCTTTAAGCGCAAGTTCAGAAGGATATTTAAAAGCTAAATTAAACATCGTTGCTAGAGTGTTGTTATTTGCATCAGGATTAACGATGATATACCCCGAAACTCTTACGAGTATTATAGGTATAGCAGTGTTTGCAACAATTTATTTAATGCAGACAGTGAAAATTAAAAAAAGTAATGAACAAATAGCAATTGAAAAAAACTAA
- a CDS encoding TAXI family TRAP transporter solute-binding subunit, translating to MKKNLRRFSGLMAVVFLLSSMLVGCGERGASTGSDTSSEDGKLKLTIVGGSIGGAWAAIGEGVSEVMRRSYPGSEIAYEVGQEASNVALVSNNKVQLGIAHESFLNLAAKGKEPFAEEYGNLRALAVLYGEAAEHFLILKDSGMNSFDDIKDNNYPLKVNFNTKDSFMEIVGKKCLEAYDITYEDIQSWGGKVDFMSMGSSIDLIRDGKIEAYSNVIQVPSSHILDASSNLDLNLLAMSEEAIEKVNAEIGTYKAVISKDQYSFLEEDVPTVAASVVLFTNAELSDDEAYAVVKSIDENLDYFTGIHASLKGLDIEKLQDINGIEIHPGAVKYYEENK from the coding sequence ATGAAAAAAAATTTAAGAAGATTCTCAGGTTTAATGGCTGTAGTATTTTTATTAAGTTCAATGTTAGTAGGATGTGGTGAAAGAGGGGCTAGTACTGGTTCTGATACATCAAGTGAAGATGGTAAACTTAAATTAACAATTGTTGGTGGATCTATTGGAGGAGCTTGGGCAGCTATAGGTGAAGGTGTTAGTGAAGTCATGAGAAGAAGTTATCCTGGCTCAGAGATTGCTTATGAAGTTGGTCAAGAGGCTTCAAATGTTGCTTTAGTAAGCAACAACAAGGTACAGTTAGGAATAGCTCATGAAAGTTTTTTAAACCTAGCAGCTAAAGGAAAAGAGCCTTTTGCAGAGGAATATGGTAATTTAAGAGCTTTAGCAGTTTTATATGGAGAAGCTGCAGAACACTTTTTAATATTAAAAGATTCAGGTATGAATTCATTTGATGATATTAAAGATAACAATTATCCTTTAAAAGTGAATTTTAACACAAAAGATTCTTTCATGGAAATAGTAGGTAAAAAGTGCTTAGAAGCTTATGACATAACTTATGAAGATATACAATCTTGGGGTGGAAAAGTAGACTTTATGTCAATGGGTTCTTCAATAGATTTAATAAGAGATGGCAAAATCGAAGCATATAGCAACGTTATTCAAGTACCATCAAGTCATATATTAGATGCTTCAAGCAACTTGGATTTAAACTTATTAGCAATGTCTGAAGAAGCTATTGAGAAAGTAAATGCTGAAATTGGTACTTATAAGGCAGTAATTTCTAAAGACCAATATTCATTTTTAGAAGAAGATGTACCTACAGTAGCTGCAAGTGTTGTGTTGTTTACAAATGCTGAACTTTCTGATGATGAAGCATATGCAGTAGTTAAATCAATTGATGAAAATCTTGATTATTTTACTGGAATTCATGCTTCTTTGAAAGGTTTAGATATAGAAAAATTACAAGATATTAATGGAATAGAAATACATCCAGGTGCTGTAAAATATTATGAAGAAAACAAATAA